A region from the Perca fluviatilis chromosome 16, GENO_Pfluv_1.0, whole genome shotgun sequence genome encodes:
- the LOC120543622 gene encoding zinc finger BED domain-containing protein 5-like, protein MASYRVSHVLAKRKKPFNDGDMVKEAFLEAADSLFDDFKNKTEIIKAIKEVQLSRNTTTRRCERMAVDVEEQLRKDIDACECFSLQFDESTDMVDVAQLCVFIRMVFEDMSAKEELLTILPLKAHTRGEDIFNAFMGFVSQTKLPLFKLISITTDGAPAMMGRTSGFIALCKESESFPDILNYHCIIHQQALCGKILNMKEVMDIAMKIVCSVRARSLQRRLFRAHLEENDAEHTDLLLHTDVRWLSRGRFLARFMELLPEIKDFLKLSKHVDYHTKLDDHQWLLDLSFLTDLTELNELNLELQGKGKDVVNMMSSVNMFKSKLQLMSSRLQRGNLRNFPHMQAELQRQGKGVTQLDNARYEEHIRSISSEFERRFTDFASIEPVASYMCYPFGPSIDVGDIAAKVKSLFDLESSALEDEILTLQNDIEIKARSTSTQPGEHVAFWKLLVEEKYPNLRRCALNLTALFGSTYLCEVSHFARKSSSPSTDQQ, encoded by the coding sequence ATGGCTTCCTATCGCGTCAGTCACGTCCTTGCTAAACGCAAGAAGCCATTCAATGACGGCGATATGGTAAAGGAAGCCTTTCTCGAGGCAGCGGATAGCCTTTTTGAcgactttaaaaataaaacagagatCATTAAGGCCATTAAAGAAGTGCAACTCTCCCGCAATACTACTACAAGGCGATGTGAGAGAATGGCGGTGGACGTGGAGGAGCAACTGAGGAAGGATATTGACGCATGTGAGTGCTTTTCCCTCCAATTTGACGAGTCGACTGATATGGTGGATGTGGCACAATTGTGTGTTTTCATCAGGATGGTTTTTGAAGACATGAGCGCCAAGGAAGAGCTACTCACAATTTTGCCATTAAAAGCACACACCAGAGGTGAGGACATTTTTAATgctttcatgggatttgttagCCAGACAAAACTGCCGCTCTTCAAGCTGATCTCCATCACAACTGATGGGGCACCTGCTATGATGGGCCGCACCAGTGGGTTCATTGCACTGTGCAAAGAAAGTGAATCTTTCCCGGATATCCTGAATTATCATTGTATAATTCACCAGCAAGCCTTGTGTGGAAAGATTTTAAATATGAAAGAAGTGATGGATATTGCAATGAAGATTGTGTGTTCAGTTCGGGCCAGGAGTCTGCAGAGAAGGCTTTTCCGTGCTCACTTGGAGGAGAATGATGCTGAGCACACAgacctgctgcttcacacaGATGTTAGGTGGTTAAGCAGAGGTAGATTTTTGGCCAGATTCATGGAGCTATTGCCTGAAATCAAGGATTTCCTGAAGCTTTCAAAACATGTAGATTACCATACAAAGCTAGATGACCACCAGTGGCTTCTGGATTTATCTTTCCTCACTGATCTCACTGAGCTCAATGAATTGAATTTAGAGCTGCAGGGTAAGGGCAAAGATGTAGTCAACATGATGAGTTCAGTGAACATGTTTAAAAGCAAGCTACAGCTGATGTCAAGCAGGCTGCAGCGTGGTAACCTGCGCAACTTTCCTCACATGCAAGCCGAACTACAACGTCAAGGTAAAGGTGTGACACAGCTTGACAATGCACGTTATGAGGAGCATATTCGGAGCATCTCGTCAGAGTTTGAGAGGCGTTTTACTGACTTTGCATCCATCGAGCCTGTAGCCAGCTATATGTGTTATCCATTTGGTCCAAGTATTGATGTTGGTGACATTGCGGCCAAAGTCAAATCACTTTTCGACTTGGAAAGCTCCGCTCTTGAGGATGAGATTCTGACATTGCAAAATGACATTGAGATCAAAGCCAGATCAACATCCACTCAACCTGGAGAGCATGTAGCGTTCTGGAAATTACTGGTGGAGGAGAAGTATCCCAATCTCAGAAGATGTGCCTTGAACCTGACAGCTCTCTTTGGATCAACTTATTTGTGCGAAGTCTCGCATTTCGCACGAAAATCATCAAGTCCAAGTACAGATCAACAATGA